The nucleotide sequence TTTTGTCTGGCCTTTGTCGCAAACTGTATCCAAGTACTGGATCTTGCTGCGGATTGCATAGCATCAGCCTCGTTATGGTACTCTAATAATCCTTTTTGCAGCCATGCAAGAAAACCGCTTGTATGTTGCGGACAATTTTGTACAAGGGGAATCACATAGTTTTTGTCAGGATGTCCAGGAACTTCGGAGGGATGAAGAGGGCTTTGGACATCGTCAGGACCCGATGAGGGGACCAAAAAAAGAGAGATTCATATTTTCAGTTTTATCAAGTTGGTGAAGACGACGTTGACGTTGACGATGACGCCTCCGTACCTTCTTTCTAGATCAGAACCCCAATCAAAAAGTTAATTACAGTTAGATTTCCCTTATTTCCACCAATCATAAGTCATACCCCTGAATTCTAACCCATAGGTTCGGATGAAGTCGATCGGGCAATGCATTTTGTGTTTGGAGAATGATTTTTGGGTGAACAACTCCATTGATTTGATCAGAATCGCGCGTAAAAGGTTGCATGAAATTCAGGAACACTCGCTACGTTATACCGTTTTAACTCATGGTCACTTGAACAAATGAGTCTTTTTTGATAGGGTTAAACCAAAACTAATATATCGAATCTAGATCAATTACTAGCCCTATTTAGGGTGCATTTAGGCAACCTCGAATTTGGAACAGCTCCAACTATTTAAGAAACGATCTACGCATTCCTGAATATCGTACTCTCAAGAGCATTATGCTCGGTCTCGTGATCCAAGTGAAATCGATGCACAAGAAACATTGACCCGCAGCTCTAGTATAAGATCAACGTCGTCTGTCTTACTGCATGTATTCAAGGGATGAACAAATCGGATTTGGAATGAGATGGCTAATCATATTTAACAACCCTTCTGTGGCCCTCCGAGCCTGGTCAATCAGTCACCGGTTCCTAATAAGAGATTTACGTGGCGCAGATCAAGCATCCCCGTTTGTCTTTTCATCGCTTCTTAGTATGTCCCGTCAGATCATAACGCAGCGCAGTGTTGGGAAAGACACGCCAAGACTACGCTGACGGGCTGACGGGCTTTTGCCAAGTGACACTGTACACCCGCACAAGAACGACAGcgatcaagttgaagaaagCGAGATCAGATTTGTAGAACACTGACCAACGCAGGAACGCCATTATGTGTGAGACAAGAGGATGATTAAGATCGTAATTCTCTATGCGATATCTACTAAACGCCACGattaaaattcaaatcgGTGTATGTTCATATAGATCAATCCCCCCTGTCCGAATAGATGATCAAGCGTAAAATAACTGATCTAAGGGATTAACAGAATTGATCACGGGACTTGGAGTTACATCTTATCCcataaaagaaattagtaATTACCGTTATACGTTTGAAATACAATTTGAACCGCGGGTGATCATCTTGGACTTGACCGAGATGAAAGGATCACATAATAGAATTAAATAcatgaagaaaaagcttATTTCCTTGTTATCGGAGAAAAAAAACCATTCCAAAAACCCAAAACATGTGTCAAAGCGCGATTAAGTTCTGAATGGTCTCATAATCCCGTTCAAATCACACTTTCCCTGAAAATCTCATTTATgtcatttttctttttaaaaCTTCCCAAAATAACGCTATAATACCTTGCAACGCGCCGTCAACGTATCATCGCTTTTGTGTCTGCGGGAATATTTTTTGGGCTATTCCTATGGTCATCAGTCAGAGTTGAGATGATTCGTTTCAACATGGTGTTAAAAATTTCACAGCTTTGCGGAGAAATAATCAGTAAAAATACTGTAACGTGAGAAAATGTAGCTATTGGACTCTTTACACAGACAACCAAGAAAAGAGGATACGTTGATTGATATGCGTATGTTCAACAACCGTTTCACCTTCATGATCAGTATCCTGGAGTTTGGATCCGTATTGTCGCTCCACAAACGATTAAACAAGCGTTAAAGGGTCATCATTTGCGGGTCATGGAAAAGGCAAAAACCCTGCCTAAGGGAAATTTCAAGAGGCGATATGATCTCGACTCTCGGTACCTCTTTTTGCATTAACAGAATCTATTATTGGCTACGTTCGGACCTCTTGATCGGACCGCATCCTGTGACAGGAACTGCTACTTTGTAATTCCAAGTGTAGCTGTTGGAAAGCAGTGCCATACCCTCATACAAGTGCTTTTAGCCTGGGCTGCTGAAGTGAGGATATAATTTCAATGTGGGAATATCTTTAGTAACGACCGGGTTGACGACTGATCGGTCTCCTTGCTGCATTCTTACGTTAGGCTTTTGCTCGATAGGCAGGAGTACATACGAAGATATGAATTGACGTAACTCGACGAGTCCGCCAAGGCTTACGATACTTTCGGGTGGCGGAAGCCAGAAAACTTGAGAAAGGAAGAGACTTTCGTGGCTCAGCTCGTTGAAGTCGCCAATATCTCATAACTAACTCGTGGCCATGATTGATGAGGAGGATCGCATGACCGACAGGTTCCACTCAATCGGTTTCCAATGGGGAAGTATGATGCTCAACACTTAGAATATTGGGCCAATATCCCTTTTTTGGCGTCGATATTGCAGTCCCATAATTGCGTGTCACTGTTCTCAAGATTTTTGTCAAATGTTTGGAAGACTCGTTAGACCGGCTGATCATCCTAAAGTCGAATGACAACAATGCATTATTATGCTATGTAAGGAGACTTGGCGTAACTTCATTCGACTAATCCCCATTCATCTGAACATCTCCCgcatcaatttcttcttcaccaccaccttGTGCAACCAgagcagcttgagcttCAAACACGAgtttatcttcttcaagctataaaatcaatacaGCATTAGTGAATGGTCAAGCGATTATTCAAGATATTGACCAAGACTTACCTGTTCAATCTTACTTATCCTCTCTCTTCGCTCATCGTTGAGCTCAGCATATCTAGCCTGTAAAtccctttctttcctctcAAGAACTTCTACTTCCTCTTTTATCTTCTCCAATCTTGCAGGTGCagaagcttcttcaagcGTTCTAAGCATATTGAAAGTTTCCAAATCTCTTTGGGATTGTTGGATCTCTTCCATCAATTCCATAATTTGTTTCTTATGTTTGATGTTAATCGCTTGATATCCACCTAGTTGTTTGCCTAACttcttttcagctttagAAGCTTTGGTAGCTTCATTTATGATTTTCTCCTTCGTTGTTGCAACAGAAGCGATATAGcattctttcaattcttctgGCGATAAAGTCGATTTTTCAACGTATTTTCTTGATGTAGGTGAATATATCAACTCATTTTGGAATTCTTGAGATGACCAACTTGTAGCGAAGATTTGCTCGAAATCTACTTCCCCATCGTCCGTTAAACTTGATCCGATAGCTAATTTGAGTTGCTCGTCCGATGCGCCTGGTAAACCCAACGTGCCTGCCAATTCATCATGAATAGCTCGTTTAGCCGCAGAAacgaaatcatcttctggCATATCGTAATCTGAAGCTGTACCACCCGGTGTCGAAGTTCCAGGTAAAGGATGAGCGATAGAGTCATGCTTCATCAGCATGGCAACTTCGAGGTTTACCATTCTGAATGCGGCAGCCATGACTGAATCGGCGTCCACTTCAACGGCATTGAGCTCTTCGAGAATCTTGTACGTGTTGACGTTGATAGGCCGAGGTAAACTCTTCTTGACCACtaaacttcttctttccagCTCCAAACGTTCCTCTAATTCGCGAGCGGCTTTGAGCCTTCTATCTCGTTCGGCAGCGTCTTCTTCTGACAGTGGcacagcttcttcttcctcttcctcgtCCTCTTCGGTTTCAGCAAGCTCGAAGTTGTTTTCAGGTTTGGGCAGAGCTTCGAACCCGGCTTTTAGCACTCGACGAGCTTCAGCTAAGCGTCGTTTCTCATCTCGAGGAGTCGCACTGTAGATTGAATCGCCATCGTTGATGCTGAGATTGTCTCGAGGTGTTCGCGAAGGTGTAGCGCCAACTCCGCCGACCGTTCGAGGGGTCGCCATGACTCCGCCGCGAGCTGGAGTGGCAAGAGGATTAGGTGTAGGAGCAGTGCCGCGTCGGGGAGTCGCACCCTCGAAACCAGTGCCAACGTCGGCATCGGCACCATGGAAAGGGGTATTCTCATCACCGAGCAAAGGTGTTTGAGCGTTAATCATGTTCCGCAGATTTCGAGCTTCAGCCAAAACATTGTCCTCCTGCGGTGCTGTTCTCGGTGTCCTGGCAGTCCTTGCCTGACTCAGAGTTTGATATTCTCCTAACAACCCTTCGGTAGCTTTACTTCCAGATCCCTCGCCGCCAACCAATTCTCTAGCTAATTCACCGGCTTGACCGATCTTGACTATATCCTCCAATTCTTGTTCTCCTACTTGAGGCATAGGTAAGTTGAGCTTCCTCCTCCTAATGATCTGTTCTTGTTCCTTCAACTTTTTGATCTGAGCTTCTCTCGCTTGGACAAATTGAGCAGTCTGATTGCTCTTTCCGTCATTGCCCTTTTGTCGCTTCTTCTTATCCTCTAATTCCTCCAACTCCTGCTTCCTCTTTCCTTCCAGAGCTCTAAGCGATTGTCCAACCGGAGCTGCATACACTTTAGCGTTCTCCTCTGCTACATCATAAAATCCAGGTGCAGGCTGTTTCTCAAATGGGATATCGGCATTATACTGCGAATTCACTGCATTAGCTAACTTCGCTTCGCAGGAATAGTCCTTCAGATGATATTTATACTCACATCCAttccattctttttcttcttcggcCGCAAACTATGAGAAAGTACTCTGTCAGTCAAGCTCCAGATTATTCAGGTAACAAATGGACTCACTTTATGCCGGCAGCTTTTAattctctcttcttttgtaaGAAAGCCAATCGTCtagcttcttctaattGTCTTTCTCTTGCTTTCCTCTTAGCTTTTTTACCTTGAGTATTTGCTAATCTAGCTCTAGCTTCAGATaacatttctttttcatcatcatccatatCTATTGGATCAGGTCTTGCAGCTCTAGTTTCAGGATCtgtatcaatttcaccagGTTTTAATCCTCTAACATCTGCAGCAGGTCTAGCTTCTACATTTTCTCCTGAACCTaaacctaattcttcattatcttttgCTTCTGcatcatctaataatttttgataTCTTTCTAAACATTGTGTAGCTGTTCTTCCTACTATAGGTGCTATTGTACGCCATTGTGTAGGCATTAATTTGGCAAGATGTAATAACTTTTCATCTTCGGTCTATACATGTACAGCGATAAGCTTTGATTCTCATTGGGAAGCAACAATTTCAGCCCAGCTTACCTTTGACCACTCGACCTTTTTGATAGAAGGATCTAACCATTCATACCATCTTGCTTTACATTGTTTAGGTGTTTTACGAACTAACAAGGACGATATACGTGCCCATTGCTAATGATCATTGCAGTAACGATTAGTCTCTCTGTAGACAGCATTCTGAAATACTCTCACTCACATTCTTTCCGTACTTTGAGATTGCAGctttcaaaatttcatcCTCCGTATTTCTCCAAACACCAcctttgatgatgattcgtACCTAAATTGCCGCCAGATTAGCGATGATCATAGAGCTGCTAGCGGAGAAGGACAGCAGATTATTTTTCAAGCAACTTACCATTTTGAAGGCCTGTCAGGACCGCTATCAGGCCTACTTCAGTTATGCTTGATTTGCTTTCTGCGTAGAATGAAGATGTCATTTATTGTGTTGAAAGTCACAACATGAATAAGTAATAGCATCACCGCGTATAATCGTTCACTGTACGCAATGAGCCAAGTCGGTAATTTACGGTATATGATCAAAGTGGCACTCTTCCAACCCTGTTTACAGGTCATACATACACTCAATGCTTGGCCTCATTATATGTGTCTTCAATCTTATAACTGATTGCAACGCTATTTTCATGCTTTACATGCAATAGATAGGCCCAAGCTGATCGAAGTCTCTACTACTACTATGGACGATATTTACCATTATATCCTGTCCGTATCCCgtccttcttttccaattcGCCCAATCTATTTCTTGTGCCCGATCTGTTCAAGTTGCGCTAGTCCCATCCTGACCTAAAGCTCGAGAGATCCAGAGGTAATTTGTCACCCACGCCTTATTCAGCATACAGGACCAgtttttgatcttctgcTCTCATCCAGTCCCTtaattcttgatcatccttCAATTCCCTATAACCCGAATTACCATTACCACCATCCATTGACGACCTATATCGTAACAATGAGATATTTGGTCCTAATCTAGCTCTGACTTTCTCGAAAAGTTCCGAATGTGATACTGATGGGTGTACTCGAATAGCAATTAGATCATCTGTTGCTCGATCATATATCttaattttaatataaGGAGGTTGTCCGCCAGCTGAATTAGGCGTAGGTTGCATACTTGAAGAATTCGCAGATAAAGGTCCTGAACCGCTGTTCCAATTCTGACTTGTGGCCCCACCTCCATTCGATGGCGGTCGACTAGTTGAAGAAGTGTCTATGGGAGGTAGTGGTGAAGGACCTCTTGAGGATATACTTCTATTAGCAGATTGATGACCCGGTAAATATGGTTGAGGTGAATATCGGTCTTGCTGCAGATTCTGTTGACTTATAGACAACTGATTCTGCGAATGCCTAGATAGGGAGGATTGAGATCTACTATGATTGTTTGGGTTGTTGTCCGCTGATAAACCTCTTTGATGGCTTGGTTGAGCTGTGGTTTCCGAAACTTGTACCTCTGCTAAACGTTCTTCCAGTTCGCCAATAACGTCTTCTCTGGGTATCTCTTCGCAATAGTCCCCGTACTTGGCAGCGAAGAACGTTCGAATCAATTCATGGCGAAGGATATACCCAGCTTGTCTAGACCGCAGATCGATCAAAGCTCTGACATAAGCGTCTAATTCCTCTCTTCGATATTCGgtcaattcatcatctatttCATCGTCTACAGGTCCAGGCATGAATGGTAATATCCTTTCTGGCGGagattgatcttcttctccaggTCTAGTTGAACGTCCAGCTTCGTAAGGGAAAGTATCTAATAAGCTAATTTGGAAATCGTAGAAATCCTCATATGTCCTATACAAACTCAATGTATACGCTGGAGTTGTTGGTTCGTCTGGCACGAAGTTGACATGCAGTCGGAACCAGTAATTACCGGATTCGTTGTGGAAAGACGGAACACCAAGTGAAGTAAGTTCTCCGGGTGGAAACATGAGATCTTGCTCTGGTTTATATATCGGTTCTGAGGGTTTTTGAGAAGCAGGGTTGGATGTGTGTCGAGTACCTTGACTTATTCTACCATTCGGATTCGTCATTTGATTTACAGAACTTGTGGAGCCTGTTCGCGGTAATGAACTTTGAGAGTTTGCCGCACTGGATGTTTGAGCTGGAGCATAAGGTGAATTTGTGACAGCTTGTTCAGGTGTTATATCGAATCGACCTAATGGAATAGCAGCTGCCTTATAATCCGCTGTAGCctttttccattcttctaCTGCGGGGACCATATTCGGGTTCATATCCACTGGTTTCCCTGTTACTGGATCACGTATCTCGACAAAAGTCACAGGAATGAGCCCTGGCCCGCCAAGTCGACCAATGGGTTTGGCGACAAACCTAACGTGGAAGAAGTGAATGTTGTCAGCTTGACAGTTCAAACCTGGCCCCCCGCCAGAAGGACAACATACCATTCATGATTGCTCTGAGCGATTACTACGATTGGTTCCCCTTTCTTAGCATCCAGCTCGTCCGGTCTCTCCGCGTGGAAGTCATACTGCACGATAGCGTACACCCTGATTGACGAGCATGAGTTAGCTATCATTCAGTACACGACATTGGGTTGGAGACCTACGGAGCTTTAGGCTTCGATCGTGCACTCTCAGCTGAAAGAGGGGGAGAGATATTGGTTCCAGGGGGAGAACGGGGATCGCTGGTATGCGAGAGATGGCCTTGGGATGGTGTATATGGTCTATGTAAAGTTTGATCAGCAGTCCGTCTTGAGAATCTAGGTCATTCAGGTAGCTGACCTTCCCGAGTTGCCTTGATCTATCGATTTCTGTCCGGATGGATGCCTTCCACCTTTGATAAATTCCTCGAAATCCGCTTTAGGTACTAATCCTCTCGATCCAGTCAAAGGGTCTAGTCATACACTCAAATCAGCACGAAGTTCCGTCCTACCTGGAAGAGTCCCTCAACTGTGATCTCGATTGTAGACTGGATTCTCGGACCAATTATGCACTCACTTAGAGCTTCAAACCATTCATTTCTCTCTCCAGTAACATACCAAAAATCCCCTTTAGTATAGCTCAATTCCTGTGGATTCGTACTTCGATGAGATTGTAAAGCTTTTATAACTTTCTGAGGTGGTGCTACTTTTTGACTTGGTCTTCCTAACGGGTATTGTTGTGCATTGTTACCAATTGGAAGAGGAGGTGAAGGTGCaggagaggaagaagaggaagaagaattgttttgattattattgttattgttcAATGATCTTCTAAGTGATTTCATCTTACataaatttgatcttgCATTCGCGTTATCCCAGTACGTTCAGAAGTTGTATCAATGAGTTAATGTTGATTAATTCTAATGTTGAATGAATTATGATAAATTAGTTTCGAAGGGGTTTATAGTGGACGtgtgatattgaaattcagGGTTATTGTTGacaatcaaaattggtacggtgaagaattaataatttgCCCTGGTTATATAAAACGCGTCTCTTTCTCGTTTAtctcttttgtttttctctTTTGTACTCTTCTTAACGAGTTGTCTTTTATTTGCTATGGTATTTATAGAGGAATCAAGGCAAGGTTCTCTTCCAATCCACTAGAATGATACTGGGTGCGATATACAGTACAATTTAAAGGAATACTTCTGCGATTTATCGATTGACCACCTTTGCTGAAAGGATAATCTGTTACATTTCGATTGAGCAGAGTCAATCGGGTAATAATGCCCACGCGATTCCATCATTGTTTTGGTACACTTatatcaagatgataagCTATTTGATGCTCCTCATGATGCTCCTCAATTCCTGTTTGTACAGCCTGTGTACA is from Kwoniella pini CBS 10737 chromosome 1, complete sequence and encodes:
- a CDS encoding pre-mRNA-splicing factor CEF1: MVRIIIKGGVWRNTEDEILKAAISKYGKNQWARISSLLVRKTPKQCKARWYEWLDPSIKKVEWSKTEDEKLLHLAKLMPTQWRTIAPIVGRTATQCLERYQKLLDDAEAKDNEELGLGSGENVEARPAADVRGLKPGEIDTDPETRAARPDPIDMDDDEKEMLSEARARLANTQGKKAKRKARERQLEEARRLAFLQKKRELKAAGINLRPKKKKNGMDYNADIPFEKQPAPGFYDVAEENAKVYAAPVGQSLRALEGKRKQELEELEDKKKRQKGNDGKSNQTAQFVQAREAQIKKLKEQEQIIRRRKLNLPMPQVGEQELEDIVKIGQAGELARELVGGEGSGSKATEGLLGEYQTLSQARTARTPRTAPQEDNVLAEARNLRNMINAQTPLLGDENTPFHGADADVGTGFEGATPRRGTAPTPNPLATPARGGVMATPRTVGGVGATPSRTPRDNLSINDGDSIYSATPRDEKRRLAEARRVLKAGFEALPKPENNFELAETEEDEEEEEEAVPLSEEDAAERDRRLKAARELEERLELERRSLVVKKSLPRPINVNTYKILEELNAVEVDADSVMAAAFRMVNLEVAMLMKHDSIAHPLPGTSTPGGTASDYDMPEDDFVSAAKRAIHDELAGTLGLPGASDEQLKLAIGSSLTDDGEVDFEQIFATSWSSQEFQNELIYSPTSRKYVEKSTLSPEELKECYIASVATTKEKIINEATKASKAEKKLGKQLGGYQAINIKHKKQIMELMEEIQQSQRDLETFNMLRTLEEASAPARLEKIKEEVEVLERKERDLQARYAELNDERRERISKIEQLEEDKLVFEAQAALVAQGGGEEEIDAGDVQMNGD